The following coding sequences lie in one Mycobacterium gordonae genomic window:
- the rpoZ gene encoding DNA-directed RNA polymerase subunit omega, which produces MTIPQSDTSLTAVAAVDQFDPSAGGAGAYDTPLGITNPPIDELLDRVSSKYALVIYAAKRARQINDYYNQLGEGILEYVGPLVEPGLQEKPLSIAMREIHADLLEHTEGE; this is translated from the coding sequence GTGACCATTCCGCAGTCCGACACGTCGTTGACCGCCGTCGCCGCCGTGGATCAGTTTGATCCGTCGGCCGGTGGGGCTGGCGCTTACGACACCCCGCTGGGCATCACCAACCCGCCCATCGACGAGTTGCTGGACCGCGTCTCGAGCAAGTACGCGCTGGTGATTTACGCGGCCAAGCGGGCCCGGCAGATCAACGATTACTACAACCAGCTTGGCGAGGGCATCCTCGAGTACGTCGGCCCGCTGGTCGAACCCGGCTTGCAGGAGAAGCCGCTTTCGATCGCGATGCGCGAAATTCACGCCGACCTGCTCGAACACACCGAGGGCGAGTAA
- the metK gene encoding methionine adenosyltransferase yields the protein MSEKGRLFTSESVTEGHPDKICDAISDSVLDALLADDPRSRVAVETLVTTGQVHVVGEVTTSAKEAFADITNTVRARILDIGYDSSEKGFDGASCGVNIGIGAQSPDIAQGVDTAHEARVEGAADPLDSQGAGDQGLMFGYAINDTPELMPLPIALAHRLSRRLTEVRKNGTLPYLRPDGKTQVTIEYEDNVPVRLDTVVVSTQHSDGIDLEKTLDPDIRKHVLQTVLEDLAHETLDSSATRVLVNPTGKFVLGGPMGDAGLTGRKIIVDTYGGWARHGGGAFSGKDPSKVDRSAAYAMRWVAKNIVAAGLAERVEVQVAYAIGKAAPVGLFIETFGTAIVDPIKIEKIVPEVFDLRPGAIIRDLDLLRPIYAPTAAYGHFGRTDIELPWEQLNKVDDLKRAI from the coding sequence GTGAGCGAGAAGGGTCGGCTATTTACCAGCGAGTCGGTGACCGAGGGGCATCCAGACAAGATCTGTGACGCGATCAGTGACTCGGTCCTTGACGCGCTGCTGGCGGACGACCCGCGGTCACGTGTGGCGGTCGAGACATTGGTGACCACCGGGCAGGTGCATGTGGTGGGAGAGGTGACGACCTCGGCGAAGGAGGCCTTCGCCGACATCACCAACACGGTCCGCGCGAGAATCCTGGACATCGGTTATGACTCTTCGGAGAAGGGTTTCGACGGCGCGTCCTGCGGGGTCAACATCGGCATCGGCGCACAGTCGCCGGACATCGCTCAGGGCGTCGACACCGCTCACGAGGCCCGCGTCGAGGGCGCGGCGGATCCGCTGGACTCCCAGGGAGCCGGCGACCAGGGCCTGATGTTCGGTTACGCGATCAATGACACCCCGGAATTGATGCCGCTGCCGATCGCGCTGGCGCACCGGCTGTCGCGTCGACTGACCGAGGTCCGCAAGAACGGGACGCTGCCCTACCTGCGGCCGGACGGCAAGACCCAGGTCACCATCGAGTACGAGGACAACGTCCCGGTGCGCTTGGACACGGTTGTGGTCTCCACCCAGCATTCCGACGGGATCGACCTGGAGAAGACGCTGGACCCTGACATCCGCAAGCATGTGCTGCAGACGGTGCTCGAAGACCTGGCGCACGAGACGCTGGACTCCTCTGCCACGCGAGTGCTGGTCAACCCGACCGGCAAGTTCGTTCTGGGTGGCCCGATGGGCGACGCCGGGCTGACCGGCCGCAAGATCATCGTCGACACCTACGGTGGCTGGGCGCGTCACGGCGGTGGTGCATTCTCCGGCAAGGACCCCTCGAAGGTGGACCGGTCGGCGGCCTACGCGATGCGCTGGGTGGCCAAGAACATCGTCGCCGCCGGGCTCGCGGAGCGGGTCGAGGTTCAGGTGGCCTACGCCATCGGCAAGGCAGCCCCGGTCGGCCTGTTCATCGAGACGTTCGGCACCGCGATCGTGGACCCGATCAAGATCGAGAAGATCGTTCCCGAGGTGTTCGACCTGCGGCCCGGCGCGATCATCCGAGACCTGGACCTGCTGCGGCCGATCTATGCGCCGACAGCCGCCTACGGGCACTTCGGCCGCACCGACATCGAGTTGCCGTGGGAGCAGCTGAACAAGGTCGACGACCTCAAGCGCGCGATCTAG
- the coaBC gene encoding bifunctional phosphopantothenoylcysteine decarboxylase/phosphopantothenate--cysteine ligase CoaBC, giving the protein MEGQRSERSKRSPKRVVVGVSGGIAAYKACTVVRQLAEAGHRVRVIPTDSALRFVGAATFEALSGEPIRTGVFQDVPEVPHVRLGQQADLVVVAPATADLLARAVAGRADDLLTGTLLTARCPVMFAPAMHTEMWLHPATVDNVATLRRRGAVVLEPASGRLTGSDSGAGRLPEAEEITTLAHLLLERHDALPYDLAGCRVLVTAGGTREAIDPVRFIGNRSSGKQGYAVARVAAQRGAEVTLIAGHTAGLIDPAGVNVVHVSSAEQLGSAVSKHAPEANVLVMAAAVADFRPTQVATAKIKKSEQDSPTIELVRNDDVLAGAVQDRAHGQLPNMRAIVGFAAETGDANGDVLFHARAKLRRKGCDLLVVNAVGDGRAFEVDSNDGWLLAADGTESALQHGSKTLMASRIVDAIAAFLHGDAASDR; this is encoded by the coding sequence ATGGAGGGACAGCGCAGTGAGCGCAGCAAGCGCAGCCCCAAGCGCGTCGTTGTCGGAGTTTCCGGCGGTATCGCGGCCTACAAGGCCTGCACTGTTGTCCGTCAGCTCGCCGAAGCCGGCCACCGGGTCCGGGTCATTCCCACCGACTCAGCGTTGCGCTTCGTCGGCGCCGCCACCTTCGAGGCGCTGTCCGGGGAGCCAATCCGCACCGGTGTCTTCCAGGACGTTCCCGAGGTGCCCCACGTTCGGCTCGGCCAGCAGGCGGATCTGGTGGTGGTCGCCCCGGCAACCGCCGACCTGCTCGCCCGCGCGGTGGCCGGCCGGGCGGACGACCTGCTGACCGGAACGCTTCTCACCGCCCGCTGCCCGGTGATGTTCGCGCCGGCCATGCACACCGAGATGTGGTTGCACCCGGCAACCGTCGACAACGTCGCCACGCTGCGACGTCGCGGCGCGGTGGTGCTCGAACCCGCCTCCGGGCGCCTCACCGGGTCGGACAGCGGCGCTGGCCGGCTGCCCGAGGCCGAGGAGATCACCACGCTCGCCCACCTGCTGTTGGAGCGCCACGACGCGCTTCCGTACGACCTGGCGGGCTGCAGGGTGCTGGTCACCGCCGGTGGCACCCGGGAGGCGATCGATCCGGTGCGTTTCATCGGCAACCGCAGCTCCGGCAAGCAGGGGTATGCCGTCGCGAGGGTAGCCGCCCAGCGCGGCGCGGAGGTCACGCTCATCGCAGGGCACACCGCGGGACTCATCGACCCGGCCGGCGTGAACGTGGTGCACGTCAGTTCCGCCGAGCAACTCGGTAGTGCGGTGTCCAAGCACGCGCCGGAGGCCAACGTGCTGGTCATGGCGGCGGCAGTGGCCGACTTCCGGCCTACCCAGGTTGCCACCGCCAAGATCAAGAAGAGTGAACAGGACTCACCGACCATCGAACTGGTCCGCAACGACGACGTGCTGGCCGGTGCGGTGCAGGACCGCGCGCACGGCCAGTTGCCCAACATGCGCGCGATCGTGGGGTTCGCGGCCGAGACCGGTGACGCTAACGGAGATGTGCTCTTCCATGCCCGCGCCAAGCTCCGCCGCAAGGGCTGCGACCTGTTGGTCGTCAATGCCGTCGGCGACGGCCGGGCCTTCGAGGTCGACAGCAACGACGGCTGGTTGCTGGCCGCGGACGGCACCGAGTCGGCGCTGCAGCACGGATCCAAGACTCTGATGGCAAGCCGTATCGTGGATGCGATCGCAGCATTCCTGCATGGGGACGCCGCCTCAGACAGATAA